A single genomic interval of Anopheles darlingi chromosome X, idAnoDarlMG_H_01, whole genome shotgun sequence harbors:
- the LOC125957715 gene encoding mitotic checkpoint protein BUB3-like, with translation MARKPETQLLNAPTDVISAVKFSPKTNKFLLVSSWDASVRLYDIVNNTVRLHFNSQSPVLDCAFQNSTKAASGGLDNLVKLYDLNTHTESTLGSHSAGVKCVEYTGLLNGILTGSWDRTVKLWDAREKECAGTYEQSNGKVYSMSCVEEKLVVATSERKVLIWDLRNMKHYIERRESSLKYQTRAVRCFPNAEGYVMSSIEGRVAVEYFDSSPEVQKKKFAFKCHRAKGNDIELIYPVNAISFHSVYNTFATGGSDGYVNIWDGFNKKRLCQFHLYDSSISSLCFSDDGSTLAIACSYMDEAEKPPEPFPEPTLYVRYVNEQETRPK, from the exons ATGGCTAGAAAACCTGAGACACAGCTCTTGAACGCTCCGACTGATGTTATCTCTGCGGTGAAGTTTTCACCAAAAACTAATAAGTTCTTGCTGGTGTCATCCTGGGACGCGAGCGTACGTCTGTACGATATAGTTAACAACACGGTACGGTTGCACTTTAATAGCCAATCGCCAGTTTTGGATTGTGCCTTCCAG AACTCCACCAAGGCGGCCAGCGGCGGGCTCGACAATCTGGTAAAGCTGTACgatctaaacacacacaccgagagcacACTTGGTAGTCATAGTGCGGGTGTGAAGTGCGTGGAGTACACTGGCCTGCTGAACGGCATCCTCACCGGCAGCTGGGACCGCACGGTGAAGCTGTGGGATGCACGTGAGAAAGAGTGCGCCGGTACATATGAGCAGAGCAATGGTAAAGTTTACTCGATGAGCTGCGTCGAAGagaagctggtggtggcgacatCCGAGCGCAAGGTGCTGATCTGGGATCTCCGCAACATGAAGCACTACATCGAGAGGCGCGAATCGTCCCTGAAGTACCAGACAAGAGCCGTGCGCTGCTTCCCGAATGCGGAGGGCTACGTCATGAGCTCGATCGAAGGGCGGGTCGCGGTGGAGTACTTCGATTCTAGTCCGGaggtgcagaagaaaaagttcGCCTTCAAGTGTCACCGGGCCAAGGGGAATGACATCGAGCTAATTTATCCGGTGAATGCGATTAGCTTCCACAGTGTGTACAACACATTCGCAACGGGGGGCTCGGATGGATACGTGAACATCTGGGATGGGTTCAACAAGAAGCGCCTGTGCCAGTTCCATCTGTACGACAGCTCTATCTCGAGCCTCTGCTTCAGCGACGATGGCAGCACTTTGGCGATCGCTTGCTCGTACATGGATGAGGCGGaaaaaccaccggaaccgtTCCCAGAGCCTACTCTTTACGTGCGTTACGTGAACGAACAGGAAACGCGGCCAAAATAG